TGATTCAGATATGAATTAATGAATGAGTGTCGAAACGACGTTATTGGTCATGTCAATGCGTCGAATCGCGTTATTGTTCTCATCCGCTACATACATGAATCCATTTGATATAGCGATAGAGGTGGGGTGAGAAAACATTGCTTGTGAGTTTGAACCATCTTGCAATCCGCCATTAGCTTGGCCCGCATAAGTAGACACATTTCCGGCAGGATCAATGCGACGAATACAGTTATTCAGAGCATCAGCGACGTAGGTGTTTCCATCGGCTGCGTTATACTTAATACTCAGTGGCATCGCAAATTCTGCTGAGTTTGCTGGACCATCAACGTAACCTTGAATACCATTTCCTGCGAATGTAGTTACGTTGTTCGATTGGTCAAGTTTTCTAACAACAAAATTGCCGCTATCTGTAAGTAGACTGCTATCGGGTGTAGCTGTCATGCTCGTTATTCCACGAAACAGGGCGTTTGCAAGGGGCCCGTTTAGATATCCCGGAGTATTTGACGAAATGACCGTTTGGACAGTGTTTCCAGTTATATCAACAGATCGAAGAGCATTATTGCCAAGATCGGCGATAAGTTGTCCCTGTAATGTATATGACGATCCAAACGAACTTGGATAGCTGAACCGTGCTTGTGCACCCGTTCCATCCTGATAACCAGATTGCCCTCCAGAAGAAGTGACTACACCGGTTGCGGGACATGTTGGAGGGACAAAAGGGTTTCCGATGCTATAAATTCTGCATATGCGGCGCACGGCATTATTACCCGCATCGACAACGATCAAATCAAGATTTACAGTCGGTGTGCAGGGAACACCTACACATCGTTGAATAAATCCCCAGCCGCTAATTCCCGTTGGAATGTTGAATCTAGCGGATGCTAACGTACCATCTTGATTGCCTGCGTTTCCATCGCCTGCGAGTATTTGCAAGCTGCCTGCGTTAAAGACGTCGATCTGGTTATGGCCGCTATCTGCAATGAATAGATAATTTGGATTTGTGGGGCTAATGTAAACGGC
This portion of the Edaphobacter sp. 4G125 genome encodes:
- a CDS encoding NHL repeat-containing protein, encoding MRKICLALLVLLVSSVVAYKTVRGQNSPAVFTIPIYAQYTTNSLLRPSAVYISPTNPNYLFIADSGHNQIDVFNAGSLQILAGDGNAGNQDGTLASARFNIPTGISGWGFIQRCVGVPCTPTVNLDLIVVDAGNNAVRRICRIYSIGNPFVPPTCPATGVVTSSGGQSGYQDGTGAQARFSYPSSFGSSYTLQGQLIADLGNNALRSVDITGNTVQTVISSNTPGYLNGPLANALFRGITSMTATPDSSLLTDSGNFVVRKLDQSNNVTTFAGNGIQGYVDGPANSAEFAMPLSIKYNAADGNTYVADALNNCIRRIDPAGNVSTYAGQANGGLQDGSNSQAMFSHPTSIAISNGFMYVADENNNAIRRIDMTNNVVSTLIH